A single window of Bombyx mori chromosome 9, ASM3026992v2 DNA harbors:
- the LOC110384858 gene encoding arylsulfatase B yields the protein MFVFRVLLISVLMLVAESTKRKSSNIVLIVADDLGWNDISFHGSNQILTPNIDLLSLSGKGLGRYYSHCICTPSRSALMTGKYAHRIGMQGFPLSNSEDRGLPTNEKILPQYLKELGYSTHLVGKWHIGESRTEFLPTERGFDSHFGHRGGFLDYYEYTLDEKWATGTVTGYGLFKNKTAAWGVEGYLTDVYTEEAKKVIKNHDKKKPLFLMLAHNAPHSANEPAIVQAPPEDVRAMKHVEKTGRRIFAAMMKKLDDGIGEVVEALHNKGILDNTVIVFIADNGGMTSGFKMNYASNWPLRGLKMTPFEGGVRVPGLIWSQDFKTPQNLWNGYIHVTDWLPIFMNIAGAAPPNNISGIDLWNSIKANEDSSRQEMYEIDDRTGFASVIYGDFKLVTGHVTEEYSDYEGGDLRGIIGEPPSYNDAIEKSKVYGVLRKIGKPVKKIDYNLRKQIEVKCDRKDTDEICYPNKDKICLYNIKEDPCETRDVSKENPDIVVNMLQLLKVELTKTVPRTDPPLASDPRSLPSLHNNTWDTFID from the exons gGTTGGAATGACATTAGTTTTCACGGTTCAAATCAAATTTTGACACCAAATATTGATTTGCTATCATTATCAGGAAAAGGTCTCGGACGATACTACAGTCACTGTATATGTACTCCTTCCAGATCGGCATTAATGACTGGCAAATATGCGCACagaatag GTATGCAAGGGTTTCCACTTAGCAACAGCGAGGACAGAGGATTGCCAACTAATGAAAAGATTCTACCCCAATATCTAAAAGAATTGGGGTACTCCACGCATTTGGTGGGAAAATGGCATATCGGCGAATCACGAACTGAATTTTTACCGACTGAGAGAGGGTTCGACAGTCATTTTGGACACAGAGGGGGATTCCTTGATTACTACGAATACACATTGGATGAAAAG tgGGCGACTGGTACTGTGACAGGCTACGgtctgtttaaaaataaaaccgccGCTTGGGGTGTCGAAGGATATCTCACTGATGTTTATACAGAAGAGGCCAAGAAAG taataaaaaatcacgATAAAAAAAAGCCACTTTTCCTGATGCTGGCCCACAATGCACCACACTCCGCCAATGAGCCTGCTATTGTGCAGGCGCCGCCTGAGGACGTGCGTGCAATGAAACATGTAGAGAAAACTGGTAGACGGATTTTTGCAG CGATGATGAAGAAACTGGATGATGGTATAGGTGAAGTCGTAGAAGCACTTCACAACAAAGGCATCCTCGATAATACTGTTATTGTTTTCATTGCGGATAACGGAGGAATGACTTCAggttttaaaatgaattatgCATCTAATTGGCCATTGAGGGGTCTGAAAATGACCCCATTTGAGGGGGGCGTGAGAGTACCAGGACTAATATGGAGTCAAGATTTTAAAACTCCGCAAAACCTCTGGAATGGTTACATACACGTTACAGATTGGCTTCCGATTTTCATGAATATTGCTGGTGCAGCACCACCAAATAATATTAGTGGTATAGATTTATGGAATAGTATTAAAGCTAATGAAGATTCAAGTCGACAGGAAATGTACGAAATCGATGATAGAACTGGTTTTGCGTCTGTTATATACGGTGATTTTAAACTTGTAACTGGACATGTTACGGAAGAATACAGTGATTATGAAGGAGGCGATCTCCGAGGTATTATCGGAGAGCCTCCGTCATACAATGATGCTATTGAAAAAAGTAAAGTTTATGGTGTTTTGAGAAAGATCGGAAAACCTGTGAAAAAGATCGATTACAATTTAAGAAAACAAATCGAAGTAAAATGTGATCGTAAAGATACTGATGAAATTTGTTATCCCAATAAAG ATAAAATTTGTCTTTACAACATAAAAGAAGATCCTTGTGAAACAAGAGATGTTTCTAAAGAAAATCCAGACATTGTTGTAAACATGTTACAACTTTTGAAAGTTGAATTAACTAAAACTGTTCCTCGAACGGATCCGCCACTAGCTAGTGACCCGAGGTCATTGCCCAGTTTACATAACAATACGTGGGATacatttattgattaa